In Lusitaniella coriacea LEGE 07157, a single window of DNA contains:
- a CDS encoding ribbon-helix-helix domain-containing protein: MTQWGGTPIDELLRMSNSERISVVLPEQTKKELEKLCKVERRSISNFVYLLIQDAIDRAKTEGKL; this comes from the coding sequence ATGACACAATGGGGTGGAACGCCTATCGATGAATTGTTGCGAATGAGTAACAGCGAACGCATTTCCGTTGTGTTGCCCGAACAAACGAAAAAAGAGCTAGAAAAGCTGTGTAAGGTCGAGAGGCGATCGATCTCAAACTTCGTATATTTGCTGATTCAGGATGCAATTGACCGTGCAAAAACAGAGGGGAAGTTGTAG
- a CDS encoding nucleotidyltransferase domain-containing protein, whose translation MNQKLKSILNQLRSHFEQIYGDRLVKMVLFGSQARGDARPDSDIDVLIVLKGEVNLWQHPTQDNSKIA comes from the coding sequence ATGAATCAGAAGCTAAAAAGCATCCTCAACCAACTGAGATCGCACTTCGAGCAAATTTATGGCGATCGCTTGGTCAAGATGGTACTCTTTGGTTCTCAAGCAAGAGGCGATGCCAGACCCGATTCTGATATCGATGTTTTAATCGTTCTCAAGGGAGAAGTCAATCTTTGGCAACACCCTACGCAAGACAACTCAAAAATTGCATAA